Proteins found in one Amycolatopsis aidingensis genomic segment:
- the cobM gene encoding precorrin-4 C(11)-methyltransferase has product MTVHFIGAGPGAADLITVRGRDLLARCQVCLYPGSLTPTDLLAHCPEGARLVDTAQLTLDQILAELTGAHARGADVARLCSGDPSVYSAVAEQMRRLDAAGVPYEVTPGVPAFAAAAAVLKRELTVPTVAQSLILTRAQARSTAMPDGEDLATFAASGTTLAVHLAINRIEQVVEQLLPHYGPDCPVAVVAQASQPAERVLRGRLDEIAVQVRTAGITRAATVFVGPVLAAENFPDSFLYSAGRERRDQPGPV; this is encoded by the coding sequence ATGACCGTCCACTTCATCGGCGCCGGTCCGGGCGCCGCCGACCTGATCACCGTGCGCGGGCGGGACCTGCTGGCCCGCTGCCAGGTCTGTCTCTACCCTGGCAGCCTGACCCCCACCGACCTGCTCGCGCACTGCCCGGAGGGGGCGCGGCTGGTGGACACCGCCCAGCTCACCCTGGACCAGATCCTGGCCGAGCTGACCGGCGCGCATGCCCGTGGCGCGGATGTGGCCAGGCTGTGCTCCGGGGACCCTTCCGTGTACAGCGCGGTGGCCGAGCAGATGCGCCGCCTGGACGCGGCGGGGGTGCCCTACGAGGTGACCCCGGGGGTGCCCGCGTTCGCGGCGGCCGCCGCCGTGCTCAAGCGGGAGCTGACCGTGCCGACCGTGGCCCAGAGCCTGATCCTGACCAGGGCGCAGGCGCGCTCCACCGCGATGCCGGATGGTGAGGACCTGGCCACCTTCGCCGCCAGCGGGACCACCCTCGCCGTGCACCTGGCGATCAACCGGATCGAGCAGGTGGTCGAGCAGCTGCTGCCGCACTACGGGCCGGACTGCCCGGTGGCCGTGGTGGCGCAGGCCAGCCAGCCTGCCGAGCGAGTGCTGCGCGGCAGGCTCGATGAGATCGCGGTGCAGGTGCGGACCGCCGGGATCACCCGCGCCGCCACGGTCTTCGTCGGGCCCGTGCTCGCGGCGGAGAACTTCCCGGACAGCTTCCTGTACTCGGCGGGCAGGGAACGCCGCGACCAGCCGGGGCCGGTCTAG